The DNA region GCACACAACAGGCGCGCAAGAACAGGGCTCGGCGGCGGCGCGTTTCCTGCTGGCTCCAAGCGCTGCGGCGGCGACGCCAGGCTTGCTCGACGGCTATGGCCGCACCACCGACATTCGTTCTGAGCATGTAAGCGGGGCGCTGTTCGGCCAATTGGAATGGTCCGTCACGGATCGGCTCCGCATTCTGCCCGGTCTGCGTATAAATTACGACGAAAAGACCGTGGACTACGACAGCGCCCTCTATGGCGGCTTAGCGACCGCTGATCCTACGTTGATTGCGTTACAGCGCTCCATTCTCGCGGCGCAATCCTACGAAGCCGAAGCCGACGATACGAACGTCTCAGGCCAAATCACCGTGGCTTACGACCTCACCGAAAGCGTCAATCTTTATGCGACGTACGCGACGAGCTTCAAATCTATCGGATTGAACGTCGACGGCCTGCCTACCGACGCAGGAGGCGCGCCGATCTTGGCCGCAGCAACCGTCGACCCCGAGGATGTGCGTCACATCGAGTTCGGGATCAAATCTGAGCCCTTCGAGGGCGTGACCGCCAATCTGACGTTTTATGAAACCATTGTGCAGGATTATCAGGCGCAGGTCGTGAACGCGAGCGTGGGTGTATTGCGCGGCTATCTGGCGAACGCTGAAGAGGTGCGCGTGCGCGGCGCTGAACTCGACTTCTCCGCGCGTTTCTCCGAAAATTTCTCACTCCACGGCGCGCTCGCCTACACCGATGGCGAATACGTTTCCTTCCCTGATGCGCCAGCGCCACTTGAAGGAACAGGCGGGCCGCAATTCGTCGACATTTCCGGCGAGCGTCTTCCGGGCGTCTCTGAATGGTCGGGTTCGCTCGGCGGCGAATACACACACGCGGGCCAGCTCCTCGGCCACGCAGGCGAAGTCTTCGCAGCGCTCGACGTAAGCTATCGCTCCGACTTTTCGTCGAGCCCAACGCCATCGCGCTACTTGATTGTCGATGGATATAGCCTGCTCAATGGCCGCATCGGCTTTCGCGCGGACAACGGTTGGGACCTCTTCATCTGGGGACGCAATCTAGCTGACGAGGAATATTTCGAGTTTCTCTCCGCAGCGCCTGGCGGCTCCGGCCTCTTCGTCGGGTATGTTGGCGACCCGCGCACGTACGGGGTGACGTTGCGCGGCTCATTTTAACTACATTGACACGATGAACTTAAACGGCGATTTTAGCGCCGCGCGCAGCGCGTGTGTGAAGGGATGATCGCATGGCGTTGAAGGCATTCTCCAAATTCACACGGCGGCTCGTTCTTGCAGCGGCGGCGAGCGGCGGCCTCCTGGCGCTTAACGCGTGCGACGCCACCAGCGACGGCGCATCGGGCGCGCCGACGCAATTGCTCAACGTGTCCTACGATCCGACGCGCGAACTCTACGAAGAGGTGAACGCTGCCTTTGCTGCGCGTTGGGCAGAAGATCATGGCGGCAGCGCCAACCTCAATATCGAGATGTCGCATGGCGGCTCGGGCAGACAAGCGCGCGCCGTCATCGATGGTCTGGAAGCCGACGTCGTTACATTGGCGTTGCCCTACGACATCGATCAGATTGCATCGACGGGTCTGATCGCTTCAGATTGGCAAACACGGCTGCCGCGCAACAGCGCCCCCTACACATCGACGATGGTGTTTTTGGTGCGCGCCGGCAATCCTAAGAACATCCGTGATTGGAATGATCTTATCCGAGCGGATGTTGCGGTCATCACGCCCAATCCGAAGACATCGGGCGGCGCGCGCTGGAATTATCTCGCCGCGTGGGGCTATGCGCTGCGCCAGCCTGGCGGAAATGCTGAGAGCGCGCGCAACTTTGTGAGCCAGCTCTATGCCAATGTGCCAGTGCTTGACACCGGCGCGCGAGGCGCAACCACGACTTTCGCGCAACGCAATATCGGTGATGTGCTGATCACTTGGGAGAACGAAGCACATCTCGCGCTGGCTGAATTTGGCGAAGGTCAATTCGAAATCGTCACCCCTTCGATCAGCATTTTAGCGGAGCCCTCGGTGGCTTGGGTCGACGCCAATGTCGAACGACATGGCACTCGCGAAGCCGCAGAAGCCTATCTGCGATTTCTCTATACGCCCGAAGCGCAAGACATCGCTGCGCGCCGCTATTTCCGCCCCTCGGACCCCGAAGCTCTCGCCCGGCACGCGGGCAATTTCCCAGAGCTTGAACTCTTCACCACAGCCGAAATGTTCGGTGACTGGCAGAGCATTCACGCCACCCATTTCGCGGACGGTGCAATCTTCGATCAGATCAGCGCCGGTTCGCGGCGACAATGACCGCCCTTCTCCCTCGTCGATGGCGGTTCATGGAGCCGAGCGCTTTACCGGGATTCTGGCCAGCGCTCGGCTTCACCCTCGCCTATCTCTCCTTCTTCCTGCTGCTGCCATTGGCGGCTTTGATTCTGCGGCCGTGGGAAGCGGGCCTAGACCACGTTTGGAGCGTCATCTCACATCCGCGCACCATTGCTGCGCTCAAGCTGAGTTTTGGCGCAGCGTTCCTGGCGGCGCTCATCAACGCGATATTCGGAACGATCGTGGCGTGGGTTTTGGTGCGCTACGACTTTCCTGGCCGGCGCCTACTCGACGCGTTCGTGGACTTGCCTTTCGCACTGCCCACCGCCGTCGCAGGCATTTCGCTTGCGGCCATCTACGCGCCGAACGGTCTGATCGGCGCAGCGTTCGACCCGCTCGGTGTGCAGATCGCCTACACTCCGCTCGGCGTGATGATTGCGCTCGTGTTTGTCGGATTTCCGTTTGTGGTGCGTTCGATCCAGCCGGTGTTGGAAGATTTACAGGTAGAGGTGGAGGAAGCTGCAGCGACCCTCGGCGCCACGCGTTTACGCACCATTGTCTCGGTGATTGGCCCGGCGATCGCTCCGGCGCTTGTCGCCGGCTTCTCCTTAGCTTTCGCGCGCGCCGTCGGCGAGTACGGCTCGGTCATCTTCATCGCCGGCAATTTGCCGAACGTTTCTGAGATCGCGCCGCTGCTCATCGTGATCCGACTTGAGGAATTCGACTATGCGGGCGCTGCCGCAGTCGGCCTCGTCATGCTGGCGGTGTCGCTTCTGCTGCTGCTCGTACTCAATCTGCTGCAGAGTCATATCGCCCGGCGCGGTCGATGAAGCATGCCGTCTCCCCCGCACGCCGCGATCCACCCTGGCTGATCGCCGTCCTGATCGGCATCTCGGTCGCCTATCTGGCTCTCGTATTGCTTTTGCCGCTCTTCACCGTGTTCGCGGAAGCGCTGCGCCGCGGGCTTGCGCCTTTGCTGCAAAGCTTTGCCGATCGCGACGCCATCGCCGCCATCCAATTGACCTTGCTGATCGCAGCGATCGCCGTTCCACTCAACGCCATCTTCGGATTGGCCGCCGCTTGGGCGGTCACCAAGTTTGAGTTCTGGGGTAAGAGTGCGCTCATCACCCTGATCGATCTGCCATTTTCGATCTCGCCAGTCATTTCCGGCCTAGTTTATGTGCTGCTCTATGGCGCACACGGTTGGTTCGGCCCGGCCCTCGATGCGCTCGGTATAAAGGTGATCTTCACGGTCACCGGCATCGTATTGGCGACCACTTTGGTGACACTGCCATTCGTTGCGCGCGAACT from Vitreimonas flagellata includes:
- a CDS encoding TonB-dependent receptor, with the protein product MSRAKLALLSTAFALFPLGGAQAQTTTEAEGEIVVTARRVQENLQDVPIPVSVVSGAFVSDSGSFNVNRLKEVVPTVQFYSSNPRNSAVNIRGLGAPFGLTNDGIEPGVGFYVDGVFNARPAVATLDFLDVAQIEVLRGPQGTLYGKNTTAGAINITTRRPSFTPEGEIEVSFGDYGYQQARASISGPLLDNVAGRLSFSSTQRDGFLYNVATQDDLNDLNNLGVRAQVLFTPSPNFDLLIAGDYTRQRPEGYAQVYAGVAPTLRAANRQYAAIAADLGYTPPSTNPFDRLTDADTPHRSYQDVGGFSVTAEWDIGIGELTSISAWRYWDWDPSNDRDFLGLPITTVSANPSEQRQWSQEFRYAGDLSPALGFVVGAFAFRQTVHTTGAQEQGSAAARFLLAPSAAAATPGLLDGYGRTTDIRSEHVSGALFGQLEWSVTDRLRILPGLRINYDEKTVDYDSALYGGLATADPTLIALQRSILAAQSYEAEADDTNVSGQITVAYDLTESVNLYATYATSFKSIGLNVDGLPTDAGGAPILAAATVDPEDVRHIEFGIKSEPFEGVTANLTFYETIVQDYQAQVVNASVGVLRGYLANAEEVRVRGAELDFSARFSENFSLHGALAYTDGEYVSFPDAPAPLEGTGGPQFVDISGERLPGVSEWSGSLGGEYTHAGQLLGHAGEVFAALDVSYRSDFSSSPTPSRYLIVDGYSLLNGRIGFRADNGWDLFIWGRNLADEEYFEFLSAAPGGSGLFVGYVGDPRTYGVTLRGSF
- a CDS encoding sulfate ABC transporter substrate-binding protein, translating into MALKAFSKFTRRLVLAAAASGGLLALNACDATSDGASGAPTQLLNVSYDPTRELYEEVNAAFAARWAEDHGGSANLNIEMSHGGSGRQARAVIDGLEADVVTLALPYDIDQIASTGLIASDWQTRLPRNSAPYTSTMVFLVRAGNPKNIRDWNDLIRADVAVITPNPKTSGGARWNYLAAWGYALRQPGGNAESARNFVSQLYANVPVLDTGARGATTTFAQRNIGDVLITWENEAHLALAEFGEGQFEIVTPSISILAEPSVAWVDANVERHGTREAAEAYLRFLYTPEAQDIAARRYFRPSDPEALARHAGNFPELELFTTAEMFGDWQSIHATHFADGAIFDQISAGSRRQ
- the cysT gene encoding sulfate ABC transporter permease subunit CysT: MTALLPRRWRFMEPSALPGFWPALGFTLAYLSFFLLLPLAALILRPWEAGLDHVWSVISHPRTIAALKLSFGAAFLAALINAIFGTIVAWVLVRYDFPGRRLLDAFVDLPFALPTAVAGISLAAIYAPNGLIGAAFDPLGVQIAYTPLGVMIALVFVGFPFVVRSIQPVLEDLQVEVEEAAATLGATRLRTIVSVIGPAIAPALVAGFSLAFARAVGEYGSVIFIAGNLPNVSEIAPLLIVIRLEEFDYAGAAAVGLVMLAVSLLLLLVLNLLQSHIARRGR
- the cysW gene encoding sulfate ABC transporter permease subunit CysW produces the protein MKHAVSPARRDPPWLIAVLIGISVAYLALVLLLPLFTVFAEALRRGLAPLLQSFADRDAIAAIQLTLLIAAIAVPLNAIFGLAAAWAVTKFEFWGKSALITLIDLPFSISPVISGLVYVLLYGAHGWFGPALDALGIKVIFTVTGIVLATTLVTLPFVARELIPLMQAQGADEEAAAATLGASGWRTFFQVTVPNIKWALMYGVLLCTARAMGEFGAVAVVSGHIRGKTATMPLHVEILYNEYNFVAAFAVASLLALFALVTLAVKSFLEAQFADELAAQRWR